GCCTTTACAGGGTCCGACAACTGGAGCAGCAGCACATGGGTCTATAACAACAGAGAGAGTTAACTACTTATTGATGATTAACACTTTCATACGGCACattgtgttcttcttttgtATTACTATATGTATTAGTAAAGAGAAAATGCATCAACTTTTAATAAACAAGATGTAGAGCAAGCAGGTGAAACATAAAACTCACAAAAGACTCACTcaattacaaataaattcaaGAGTCCATCTAGTTGCAACAGGAAACCCTTGAGTATGCCATCACTAAAACCCCCAATAGTGAAATAGACAACTGAAAATCAGTGGGGCCTTTGTGGTCATGGAACAGTTTGATGTTCTTCAGCCTGTTATACCTGTGGGACTggacttctctttctctctcctaaACAATGAGGTATCGTCTTAGTTTGCCAAGCATTTAGAGACATGACTGAGCATTGGTGACACAAAGAAAAGACTCCTGAGAATGTAATACCTGCGGTAAAATACCGATGGGGGAGAGTCTCAGCCTGATTGAGGGATCAGATGGCGGGGGGACAGAGGGACTTTGTTCCAGCACTCAGTGCACGCAGAGCTGCTTTCCCGCAGTATGCCAGCATTTAAAGCTCAGTGCTGTGACTCAATAACTGCCTACAGAGACTCCATCTGCTACTTTGTCCACACCCACATTAAAAACAGGTCcttgaataatgttttttttcagctgaAGGTATAACTAGCACTGTTTGCAATCATACCATTTCCTGCTTTACATACAGAATACCAGCAAAGTATCAGGATATTAGGAATGGGTTACTCACAACATTTTTGAAGTAACCTCCCCAACTCTTTATGTAAGTGTGAAAAAAGTCATCAGGAATCAAAACAAACGTACCTTGACCGACTTGAGCCTCCTGCTGACCGGGACTTTGTGGGGGACCGGCATAGCTCCTGTCCTGAGGTGATGGGACATTCTCGCTGGTCTTTCGGGGCCCTGTCTGCAGCATGGAGCCGTCCCCTGTCTCGTCTTTCTGCGCTACAGGCCGGTTAGACACATCAGCAGGGTGGGTCACTGACTTCCTGTTGCTTCCAACTAAAGAAATCACAGAATAACAAAATAATCCAAGAGAGGTctgtaaaatagtttttaatcTTATGTTTTCACCATTCAAATAAAACGAAACATCATCaatatcattttgaaaacaaaaagagtttCTTACATTTTGGGCAGAAGTCTTCATCCGAGCGGTCGGTACAGTGCTGCTTCCCGTCACAGGCGTAGGTGATGTCAATACAGCAACCGTCATCACACTTAAACTGGTACTTTGAACAGAAGCCCGTACACACTGTAGGCACAGAAAGTAACAGCTGAACATATCGAAACACTCTTGTACCGTGAAAACAAAACTCAGTAATAGTTCACATAATGCATCTCTCAAAACTTTGAAATATAGATAAATGTTTTGGAGAACACATCACCTTCTGCTTGGTGTTTTGGTGCCAGCACAGTGACGGAGATGTTGTCAGAGCTCTTCTGTCCCGCAGTGTCTGTCACAGTCATCTGGAAGGAGTACACGCCCTCCTGCAGGCCGCTGATCTTCAGCAGCCCAGGATGAGTCGCCTTTGACACATACAAAAGTGATCAGATTAGAATTAATCAGGTTTAGGGATTATGATTTTCCTCTGACTTTAAGAAGACCCTCTGAAGTTGGTACCCTCACGTTGCCTCTCAGGCAGTAAACAAAGGGCTTGTTCCAATATTGCTGCTCTGCTTAAAGTCAATTTGCACGTAATAAACTCTTATCTCTGTTTGTACAGAGCGGTATTATGGAGCTCTGGCAACAAGCCTCTCTGTTGACTCAACTGCTAGACACAGCCATTTGACACGGGTTTCTGTGAGAGCCATTAGTCACTATTCAAACTGcaaatttaaatgtaagaaACATCTGCTGTGTGAACGAAGAAAGAGGAGTAGAGTTTTATTCCAGAATAATCTGTTATTTCAgttgtgtttcctctgttgtgtttcctctgtttccttgttttcaGGCTTTCATCTCACATGGAGCCTCCATGTATTGGCTTTTATTGATACCAACCTTCATGTTGATGGCAGTGTCTCCCTTAACGAGAGTCCACTCATAGTAGCTGATCCTGTGGTCGTCCACGCTGTCCCGCCCATCCAGGATGGCCCAGTCTGTGGGCAGCTGGATCACCACATCCTGTCCGGCATCACTGCGAGGAGGCTCATCTGCATCTGCTGAATCACACAGGATGACCATGATCATATAAAGGACATGCACTTTATGCCTattctttttcagtttactcATTTTAAACTGTTATGACAGAACTGCAGAAAGATGAACGAAAGTAAAGAATTATGCTTACTATTTTTTGGGATGTGCAATATGCGAAGATAATCAGTTAATTATAaagcattcattatttttacttGATAATCTTGCTTTAACAAGTGTTTAACTAACTAGTTTATAAACTATTTCAGCCCTGTGCTTATTATTTCACCACCTATGTGATTTCAATTGACTAGATGTtcattttttcttgtctttatggaaatacatttatatattgtcATAGAAACACCTGCTGCTGGTCTCTTTGCCCTAATCTAATTTGAACAACCTAGAAGGCAAATCATTAACCCACCCTCCCTGTTTTCCCAAGTAGCAGTTGATAGAGGTCAACCCTCATGTAGTAAGATATGTTCTAAACAGCTGACATAAAATGTTATACAAAGTCTATCAAATGTGACGATCCTACTTAGGGGAGATTAAACACAGACTGTAGTCTGGGTTTGCAAAGCCTAATTCAGTTTTATGTAAGAAATGTTATTTGAGTCCACATTATTCACCCTCTATATCTCAGTAATAAAAAACATAGGATTAAATTACTCTATAAGATTTTCCAGTATGGTCTTACTAACTTAATGCATGTCAGTGACTGAGCAAAGGACACAGCATGCTATTCCTAGAAAACAGAGTACCTTATTACAAATCATCATTCAATTCTATATATGTAATCGATAAGTCAATTATTAGTGAAAAGTTAGGTGTATCATCGTTGATAAGACGACCATCACTAACACCAAGTTAATGCAGATCACCTGTAAGCTCTTTTAATTCATCTTTAATGTaaacaatacaacacatttacTAAACTAAAGCCATGGCCCTGCAGGTTTATAATATTGTCATAGATTAAAATCTTTCTATGTACATATTTCTAAATCaagtgtaaatatttgtttttatatgtagGTTGTTGTCATCTCCCACCTTGTGTATCTTCCTCGACTGGACTTCCCTCCCCGGGCCTCCTTGCTGAACCACTGGGGGAAATAGGGAGGTGTCCCTGCGTGTTGTTGTTGGCAGTCCGGCTGTATGTGGTGAAGCCCTGCTGCGGAGCGAACGAGCAGACATTTTTATTCCTGTAGGTGCAGTTGAACAGGTAGCAGCTCAGACTGTCCCCGGGCTGCCTCAGGTCCTGCTGAACCACCGCCACCGTGCAGTGCGGCTGGGAGCAGCAGGCGTGCAGACAGTCCCTCCAGGTGAACACCCTGTCCGGGGCCAGCAGGAAGGTGGCCCCCTGCTCGACCGAGGCCTTGGGTCGGATGATGCGCTCCCCGACGGCGTTGAAGTCGCCCGTACAGGAGTCAACCACATCGCCTGCTGCCTTGTACGTCTGGTCCTGTTGGAGCTGTTTGCGGAATTCCTCCAGGAGCTCCTCCACGCCGGATATTTTGGAGTTTAGATCCGATATTGGCACAGACCGACTGTTAGTTTGTCGGGCTGCGGTCAACAACAAGACAAAagctagcagcagcagccgggGATGCTGAGGAAGAGCCATGTTGGTCACGCAGTTAAACTCCCTCTTCTGCCTCCACCTGCTCTCcgacacatacacactgaaacGATACCTTCCTACACTAACTAATGATCCGTAGACTGACGATATATGTACATAATATTCGTCTTTAAATCCTGAGCAAACGCACTCACGGTTTACCTCGGACGACGACGCTAGATAACTGTCGTTGTCATGGTGAATGGGAAGACGGCCGCGAGACCAGAGGAAACTACTGACGTCACAGTGATGGACAAATATGGCGAAAAAAGCGAGCACACCTGCAGCTATGTTtacctccccctctccctccccatctctgtctctctcttttgttcATACTTAAAGCAGTCATACAATATAGTTTATGCTGAAAAATAGTTATACTAGTTGATTGAAAGaattataaagaaataaagaatataaataaggGAAATATTGAGAAAATGGTGCGCATACATTGTAGGTGTTTGTGTACTGCCATGTCTTTTCTACTTATAAAAACCCCAACACAATGATGATTCATGGCTTAAAATGTAAATCGAATTAATAATGCATGTGGAAAgaaattactttaaaacataataaacgTTTAGAAATCATCAAAATGATGAGGAACCTTTGCTTATAATTTGAATTAAACAACAATCCACTTTACTAAATCCAATCACATCTGACACGTTTCTTTCACAGTTTCAATGAtgaaaagttttatttttttacaatatgaCACAGAAATCTTGAATAATTTTAGATATGAAACAAAGCAGACACACTGCTCCACATGTTCCGCATTTCTGACAtcaagttgttttaaaaaaaaagaagctctgTTTGAACTTTCTGCATGAATTTCAGATGTGTTCATAACGAATGGTCATATCTACACAAGCAAGATAAACACAATTTTGTCAGTGTacaacaataaaactaaagagCAAATGATTTGATGTTCTATTACTTACAAACTGAATGTTGTCTCCTATGATTCGCTACACTAAAAAATACAATACTATACAATTATTTTCTCACATGTGTTCATAATATACTCTGTCCAATTTACACTTCACATAATATTAATGTGGTTTTAAAGTACATACATGTtgttaacatttaattatttaacacaatatttacatgtttgggaaaaataaaaatgtagatttgtattataaaaagaaaataaggaaaacatatttaaataaaaagtctcAGTATGGAAAAAGGGCATGCACTGACATCCTTCAGATTACCaaaacaattcaattaaaaatacatttaaataaagtagtgATAATATGATAAAAACATTAGCCCAGATGATTTTGAATGTAGTATTTTGTATCTCAGGCTTGTATCAGAAAACGGTCAGTCTCCAATTTAGTAAACGTTACATCTGGTAAAGAcaggagaaaatgtttttatagtttaGATTTTCTCTTGAgttgtcattttaaacacaccAGTAACAAAAAGCTGTGTTTTCCATCTGGCAAAGCACAATTTATGGCACTTCTTAGTAATTGTTGCTTTCAAAGTGATCTTTATTCCCCAAATGCTTGTTTATCAAAATACTCCGCCGAGACCGGTTAAAGAGTTTCTTGTGCGAGTGGAAAGCTGCTCTGTGGACACGGCAATCACAGGTTCTTCTCCTAAAAGTCTTGCTCCTATAAATACTGAGGTAAAGAGGAGAATACTGAGTTTTTGGGATGAAGGTGGTCGCGACACTTAAGGCCTCAGGTTGGCTTCTGCCTGTAGTCTGTGATGGCCTTCCAGAGTTTACACAGGATCCCGCCTCTGaaaggacacagagagaaagactgtttcaaaatatgtaaatgtacagtatgctaTAAACATTTTAGAATCGTTTTCTTTTGTCTTCAGAGTCAGAAAGCCTTCACTTTACAGCACAGGGTTTCTGTAGGGTACCTTCCTGTTGAATGTAATACTCTTAAAGACCATTTTAATACCACATATAATGTAACTTATTAACCAAAGCATGAACAACAACCAATAGATGATATGAAATGGAACCTAAATATTGACGTTTCAGTACTTCCCAGCAGTATCCGGTAATAATTCCACTATAATTCTGATGATGATAATATAATTAATGCAAACTGGACCAGGATCATCTGCTGCGAGTCGCTGTAGAAGTGACAATGCTGGCAAAAGGTGTCAACAAATAAGCTGAACATCCTTCTGTGCACATAATTCACTCTCACACCAGTTTCACTAGcaggaaaaaacatttgagaggTTTGAAAGTGTCATTTAATTACTATTTTGAGGAAGTTTTCAAGACCTGCAAGTCCCTGTGTACACCATCTTTGTTCACACTGCCAGTAGGTGGCACCAAATACAGACGTGTACAAATCCTACAAATGCAGTAGTGGTTTACCATCATgagctttgaaatgttttattctttttaggGACAATATTTACAATGAGCTATTAATAAGAGGAAGTAAGAAAGGAGAAAACAACTGTAGTAGAAGCAGGCAGCTAATAACCATGTTTACGAACCTGTAAGCAAAGTTTCACACAACTTACAAAGTCCAGATAAAAGGAAACTAAAGACTAAAGTTACCCAGTAGGGTTTCTGTGAAGTCAAGCTGCACTATACGAGCCTCGTTAGTGCCGAGTTGCTCTGTAAGTAAGAACCATTAATCTGCATCAATACAAACTCCATTATGCAACAAAGAGAGCTGTGTCAGCTTCACTTCTGTGTTTCCTATAGTTGGAGAGCTGCAGTGCTATTTTAGATGTAACAGTCAGTAGTATTTTTAGTGACATAGTATTGAATAGAGAAGTGAAACtgtgaaaagaaagtaaaatggTTGGCTACCTCAGACTCAAACTCTTCAGATCTTCTCTTGTGACTTCGTGTAGGATGTCGTTCATCGTGTACTCCTCGGTCAGTATCTGGAGAAACAACAAGCATTAAACAAACTGAGCAGTAACATgaattcaaagaaaataatgatcTCTGTATACAAAAACTGTATACTGCTTTATAATGTCTTTCATTGTATCATTTATTACAGTTGCAAAGGcaccaaacaacacactttGGAAATATGCCTGGTAAAAAACTAATAGGAAAATCCCTAAACAACAAACTCCAGCTCTTATAGAAAACATTCAGGGTCTAACAGTAAGTTGACCCGGCGGCAGCAGGGACTCACTCTGTCTATGGAGTCCTGGTCGGCACCGTAGAGCCTCAGCCAGCTGGTCACCTCTGAGTCTTCATGTCTCATGGCAGGCAGACTCCTATCTGAGTCGGGGTCACCTGACAATGTGGGGACGTCTGCAGGAAAATATACCAGACAGACGGCTTTAGGACGCACTCACACAACATTTGCATTGGAAAAAAACTTGAATACAGCAATAAAAGAGCCCAGAAATGTGGGATATGTCATGTTTTCTGTGCTTCGACCTCAATTCATAACATTAGTCAGACAGTATACCAGCACCAGGTATGTGAATGTTGTTTATCTTTTACTTTAATTAGCCTGGACCTCAATATTAGCCAAAATATGCATATTTTCTCCTTGTTCATGTCAGTGCCAAACATTCTTGCTAGTGAGTTCTACTACTTTTGACGTATTGGATGTAATATACTTGTACATGTTAGCAGACGTGCAACAATATATACAAGCAAAGTCATTTAGAGCAGAATTGTCACTAAACTTCACCTTTAGTTTTTGTTAGCAATGTAATTTCCAGTGTAATTTACCGTAACAAATGTAGGAGTCCACCCGTAAAATGTTCTGCCCTACGACTTTTATACAGGCAATTAAACACGACTTGCAGCACATTTGAGCAGTTAAATTGATGGCTATTtctatcatattattattatcagtaaAGGGCTCAAAATTCAGCATCCAGCCATAAAATAACGGCTGCACATTTGACGATTCGGACCGATCACTTCCAGGACAAATCAAATCAGCAAGACAAGAAGCATATCATTTGTAATGGATGTTTTGTCACAAATTTGCAGCTTCAGTAGGTGTTGAGAAAGCTTTGTTCATTGTTCATGTCACAGCTTGTATGAATTATTTAGTGAGCTAGAGGTTGAAAAAGTGATGCAACCTCAGTAAATCGTGGATATTTGGCGCACATTGAATATGAGAATGGACAGTGGAGGCAGAACtggttttgaaatgtaaaggCAGACGTGTAGTAGCAGCAGCATTGGTGCTAGTGTTGAATACAGGTCAGGTGAACTAGATTAAAGTCCAGACCTGTGGGGGGGTCAGATCGCAGCCTCAGCAGTCTgatctcctgctctctctcctccagcacTTGTTGCAGGATGGTCTGAtactccctctccttctccagcagctgctccatcagCCTGAAACACGACAGGATTCATTTTGAGTTTAATCAGTAGAGGACAAACAAGCGGAGCGCATGTTCAATCAGGAACACTATCTGTACGCCTACTCATTCACAATCCTCTCTATGACTACTAGACACTTCAATCAGCTGATTATAAGTGTTTTACTCCCCTAGTTAAACCACTCAGATTTGCCACAACTCCAGCCAATCATAGCACTACTTTCCAAACTGTAAATCTGTTCAACTGTCAAATTTATGCAGTCCTGCTCCTATTCTCACTCGAATATTCATCCCTGAACCACCGCCATTGTCTAGGGGTGTTCTCCTATTGTGATCTGGCTTCTCCTTCCCATAAAATAATTAATCCCGATGGGGTCTAATCACCaaagacataacatttcatACTGTCGTATAAATGAGAGCACTGTACGTCACTGCCTGTCAAAATGATGGCCCGCCTCCTTTCTGGTGAAAACAAAGAGGTGTTGCTAAAAATAGAGGCTCCCCTGAATGAACTGAAAAAAAGCTGTGTAAATAATCTGAATCAGATCCCATGCTGCTGTGATCATTACCTGTTGGTCTCCAGCTTCATGCGGCCCAGCTCCATGCTCACAGATCGCTGTGCATTGTGGGACTCGTGTGAGACAGTGGAGCTGAGCGTGCTGACCCCGGAGGTCACCACGGTGTCGTCGTGAGCGGCGACGGTCGGCGTGCGGCTGTGGTGGGTGGAGTTCCTCACCGGCTCCATGTCGTCGTCCATGTCCTCGTGCTCGGCCGGGTCGCTCTCCGAGGCCAGGCTGAAGTGAGGCCTCAGCTCTGAACACACAAGACAGCACTTCATATTATAGGATGCAGTTTGTTCGACTGTGTTTTCTTAATTTGAGCTACAGTAATTATTCTATGTTGAGGATGCTTCTTATGACAGGATACTAATTAGTCGTAGGCCTTTTTTGTGCTTGTGCGACTCATATTATTTTGTACTTGTCATCAGTGGACATCCCACAGCCTGCCAAATATCTGTCGCTCAACTACAAGCTGTTATTAGAGCGGCTTCCAGGGACATCTCCCACCACAGCTCCTATATTTATCATCAGACAGTCACAGCTTCCCTGAGGGACGGCTGATAATTTATTTAGCAGGGCTCTGCTTGAGACTCTGGTGATGTTACCTGGCACCAGGATGGTGATGGCGGTCTGCACAGCTTTCCGGATGATGTTGTCCAGAGCGAACATCCAGTGGGGCTTGATGTTGTGGTTTCGCAGCACTTTGTTTACCTGAAAGCAGGAATTGTAATAGTTAGAGAACTGTGTTGTCATActaaacacatttgatataCTTGTATTCATAGACCATATCCTttcaattgtttatttgtacaatTACAAGTCAGGAAAATCGGCTTAAAATAGTTGCTCCCTTATGTCTTTTGAATCAATGCACTATGAATCTTACCAGCTGCATGACTCTCATTTATTACTGTGATTATTTGTACCGATGGCCAACAGGAGGCATCAGAGATTCATATTCTTGCAGGATTATGCAACAGCCTCTACAAATATGAGCACAGCCACTTGCTcttgtgtcatttattttgcataacTGCGTTTCTGAGGGGGGAGAGAGCAGATCAGCCCCCTTTACAGAATGTGCAATTACTCCAGACAGATTTCCTTTTCATCGCCCCACTGAAAGGTTGCAAGTATTTCACATTCATCAGTCTGATCTGTGTGCAGGGCGTGCAGCAACATGGCAGCCGGCTGCTTTCTGCAGCTCAtgtaaaatgacaacattttcaCTGAAGTGTTCAGAGCACATGGTTCATGAAGAGGCTGGGAGCAGCTCTGCCTACAAATAAGGGGGTAATAATAGACAGGAAGTCACATGATCCAGATGCAGGAGAAAATGAGCAGCATGTGAGGAGGATTTTGAAATAtacttatttaatttaaaatgtaagaaatgtgtaaaacTTGAAATGTTTGCAGCAAAGAGAAGTGGAGCATTCTGGATTCGGGATTAACTCATATCATGAGATCCATCAGGTAATGTAGATGGGATTTACAGCAATAATTACTTAATGACGCCTCTATGCAAATCATTTATCTGGTTAATACGTACAGCATCCTGGAAGCCAAACAGCACGACCTGCAGCTGACTGATCGCCGTGCTGTCAAAGTCCAGCTCCAGCTTGAGTTGAGACAACGTGCTGGCGATTATTTTCCTGTCTGCCATGCGAACAAAGTCTGCCAGACTGACCACGAGGGTGGAGATGTGCTGCGGCTTCAGCTTCATTCCCTCAGAGCTCTGCAGGGGAGAGGTACAGAAGCATCGAGTTTTTAGCTTTTTAAGGATGTTCATTTCGTGTGCATCTTTCTGATCGATTAACGCCTTCCATAACAAACCTGTGCGATGGCCTCCATCAGGTTGGCCACCACCTTGTCCCGGTCCTCGGTCAGGATCTGATGCAGAGTGGCTCGTCTCTCGCTGTCTTTCCGGAGCATAAAGAAGCCAGAGTCCTTCTCATCGGGAGACGGAGGAGCACTGTGATCCTCGAAATTCTCCACTGGAATGCTGAGTAAAAAAGACAAGAGAACGTTGTGCTtctaattaattaatgaatacttTATTAGTTACCTGAACCTAAGACCATcatagtttgttttatttttaatagttttatCTATAAACTACTGTCAACATTTCTCCAAAATTCCccaaaaatacatacaagaaTGTGCTTGTTACACAAAGTAAAGCTCAATTGTAGACTTTTCGTAAAGAATGGTGGGGAAATTACTTCAGGACTGTTGAAGTAAAGTTTGggaaaaataactaataatgaaattcaattaaatattgcTATGTTTTAAGGGGTCACAGGttaaaaaggttgggaaccactgtgTAACACCATCAATGGGCTCTAAAACAGTGATTACATTAGGATTAAGTCACCTCAGCacttcatactgtatgttttctttgtatCCTATGATAACATGAAGCAAAAAGTCCACAGATGACTCATAAATGACCTCAGTGATCCCATTTACTTTGACAAAAACACTCATCCCACCTGAGGAAGAGGGACCTCGGGCCCTTGACATCCCTCTCGCTGTAGCACTTCACGCTGGGCTTGAAGATGAAGGGGTTGGTGTTGAGGTCGTTGTCAGGGGAGACAGAGCCGTattcgctgctgctgctcgtgTCCTCCACCACCACCGGCACCGGCAGCGAGATACTGCGGAGGTACTCTGAAGGACAACCAAAGATACCTTAGGGGTGCCTGTTGCATCATTTACACACTAAtaaggttttttatttgcacCGCTGAGAAGGAGGCTGTTTTCTCTATCCATTAGGAAGTCACAGCTTTTCTTCCACAACAAAGAAAGCTTTCAAGAGGGTGAGATTGGTCATGATGCTAATGGAATATTTGGCTTCCTTTTTATGAGAAGACACAAAGAGGAatcttataatataatatcctCATGCTTAGGGAGAGGAGCTATCTGATGTATCTGGCAGCACATTACAGCCGTGGTTTATATAAATGATCAAACAGGGATTATCAAACATTAAAGTATTTGGAAAAGAAGTCATCGTCTATTTACAGTTCTTGGAAAGGGTAAAGTCGTGCCAGATAGGTAGCTATTTGCCTTGATACTCTGCAGCAAAGAAGGCAGATATGTCTCAGAAATGACATCCAGGTGACTCTTCTAGTTATAAATATGTCTGAAAGAAGAAGTGTAGAGAGCAAAGTAACTCACCAGACCCCGGTGACAGAGCTGCGGGAAGAAGACATAAAATATACGTCAGCATTTAACAGAGAACAAAACAATTCCAcgtaagaagaagaaaaacatttccaagtATGAAGAGAGTcatgagctttttttttatcatttgtgCTGGTGCCAGAGCACATGATGGCATCACTGCAGAGTGGAAACTCTTGAAATACAGAAAATTAGGATGAAGGGTGTGCTCAGGTTGTATAAAGAAGATTCATGTATTTCATGATGTGCAGGTACAACAGGTGACACAATGCAGATCAAGTAGAAAAGCATCATGAGGACCTCCTCAGCTGCTGAGCTGAAATGAACTGGGCCCACCTGGGAAGCtgctcttgttcttcttcttgcgGCTGGTGACGGTGAGGAACTCGTCGGTGAGCAAGTCGAAGGCCGTGGCACGCCGGTCCGGGTCGGGCTCAAAGCAGCGCAGGATGAAAGCTTTGGCCTCCAGCGACATAGACTCTGGGATCTCTGGGTGGATCTTAAACATGCCCACCTGCAGAAAAAAGGACTCACATTCAGTTCAGACGGACATATCTtggtagaaaaaaaaactgaaagcagTGTCTCTGGGAAGCTGTCTGAGATGTCCGTGTTCCGGGGGTAAAGAATGTTATTTGACGAGACAACTCAAGTCTAAGTGTTT
The sequence above is drawn from the Eleginops maclovinus isolate JMC-PN-2008 ecotype Puerto Natales chromosome 15, JC_Emac_rtc_rv5, whole genome shotgun sequence genome and encodes:
- the lrp11 gene encoding low-density lipoprotein receptor-related protein 11 isoform X1, coding for MALPQHPRLLLLAFVLLLTAARQTNSRSVPISDLNSKISGVEELLEEFRKQLQQDQTYKAAGDVVDSCTGDFNAVGERIIRPKASVEQGATFLLAPDRVFTWRDCLHACCSQPHCTVAVVQQDLRQPGDSLSCYLFNCTYRNKNVCSFAPQQGFTTYSRTANNNTQGHLPISPSGSARRPGEGSPVEEDTQADADEPPRSDAGQDVVIQLPTDWAILDGRDSVDDHRISYYEWTLVKGDTAINMKATHPGLLKISGLQEGVYSFQMTVTDTAGQKSSDNISVTVLAPKHQAEVCTGFCSKYQFKCDDGCCIDITYACDGKQHCTDRSDEDFCPKFGSNRKSVTHPADVSNRPVAQKDETGDGSMLQTGPRKTSENVPSPQDRSYAGPPQSPGQQEAQVGQDPCAAAPVVGPCKGTFPRWYYDHNGGECKHFLYSGCQGNHNNFLQESDCVSECIQKGPAFKPATAAPPITKQTEIAAPKVSQSQPESNFPISKPFPVRGGHPPPESGAILPLALGLIITSLLLLMIGCRLRLVRHKTKKARPLTTEESDYLINGMYL
- the lrp11 gene encoding low-density lipoprotein receptor-related protein 11 isoform X2 encodes the protein MALPQHPRLLLLAFVLLLTAARQTNSRSVPISDLNSKISGVEELLEEFRKQLQQDQTYKAAGDVVDSCTGDFNAVGERIIRPKASVEQGATFLLAPDRVFTWRDCLHACCSQPHCTVAVVQQDLRQPGDSLSCYLFNCTYRNKNVCSFAPQQGFTTYSRTANNNTQGHLPISPSGSARRPGEGSPVEEDTQDADEPPRSDAGQDVVIQLPTDWAILDGRDSVDDHRISYYEWTLVKGDTAINMKATHPGLLKISGLQEGVYSFQMTVTDTAGQKSSDNISVTVLAPKHQAEVCTGFCSKYQFKCDDGCCIDITYACDGKQHCTDRSDEDFCPKFGSNRKSVTHPADVSNRPVAQKDETGDGSMLQTGPRKTSENVPSPQDRSYAGPPQSPGQQEAQVGQDPCAAAPVVGPCKGTFPRWYYDHNGGECKHFLYSGCQGNHNNFLQESDCVSECIQKGPAFKPATAAPPITKQTEIAAPKVSQSQPESNFPISKPFPVRGGHPPPESGAILPLALGLIITSLLLLMIGCRLRLVRHKTKKARPLTTEESDYLINGMYL